A genomic window from Osmia bicornis bicornis chromosome 6, iOsmBic2.1, whole genome shotgun sequence includes:
- the LOC114879898 gene encoding dual 3',5'-cyclic-AMP and -GMP phosphodiesterase 11-like isoform X2, which produces MNVIKNEKGGNFEFFILGTRNAVKLAASAGNPSAAVAASAHPPVLWSSRRKPGLHLRSIEEPRMTAETAAPCVQGMQGVQTVMSGQGTLQQVQDGKSTGGGYYCSTSAVYDPEYARMEAWLDEHPDFVSDYFLRKVTRQTVDMWLVSHATPTSSSSSCMELSSPTHTGGTSSSGRGGSGGSGATTPVRKISAHEFERGGLLKPIVNTIDGTPTFLSVSPGDSGQPGVQQVGSGNSNRPQRRSRHELRHLDEKDLIFELVKDICNELDVRSLCHKILQNVSTLLHADRGSLFLVQGERGGGCMPSSQNHDTSSNNTSGNANLNKTGNGNSGQRGGTGYSRSRCLVSKLFDVCSRSTLLEMEKKDEIKIPWGTGIVGYVAESGEPVNIPDAYKDSRFNREIDALTGYRTRALLCMPIKDCNGDVIGVAQVINKLGGEGQFTSQDEKVFAGYLQFCGIGLRNAQLYEKSQLEVKRNQVLLDLARMIFEEQSTIEHMVLRILTHTQSLIQCQRVQVLLVHKASKGSFSRVFDFEANDLTGEDSDSRTRNLTCIRFCSCSPFESRFPINVGITGYVATTGETVNIPNAYEDPRFDPSVDDGTGFRHRTILCMPIKNSSGQIIGVIQLINKFNDLAFTKNDENFVEAFAIFCGMGIHNTHMYEKAVIAMAKQSVTLEVLSYHASASLEDAQRLRGLRVPSSANFQLHDFKFDDIYMEDDETLTACLRMFLDLDFVERFHIDYDVLCRWLLSVKKNYRNVTYHNWRHAFNVAQMMFAILTATQWWKIFGEIECLALIIACLCHDLDHRGTNNSFQIKASSPLAQLYSTSTMEHHHFDQCLMILSSQGNQILSNLSPEEYSRVVKVLEEAILSTDLAVYFRKRGAFLSLARGGDYNWAYSDHRELLRGMLMTVCDLAAITKPWDVEKRVAELVSSEFFEQGDIERRTLNITPIDIMNREKEDQLPIMQVGFIDSICLPIYEAFALLSDKLEPLVEGVRKNKQHWLEVAESRCKMENCTNHDRTPPMSDDEVASEQADQ; this is translated from the exons GCCTGCACTTGCGGAGCATCGAAGAGCCGAGGATGACGGCGGAGACGGCAGCTCCTTGTGTGCAGGGGATGCAAGGGGTGCAGACCGTTATGTCAGGGCAGGGCACGTTGCAACAAGTGCAAGATGGAAAGTCCACCGGTGGTGGTTACTATTGTTCCACTTCTGCCGTTTACGACCCGGAATACGCCCGCATGGAAGCTTGGCTCGACGAACATCCTGATTTCGTCAGTGACTACTTTCTAag GAAAGTGACGAGACAGACAGTGGACATGTGGCTGGTATCACACGCGACTCCAACATCATCGTCGAGCAGCTGCATGGAACTGTCGAGTCCGACTCATACGGGTGGTACATCGTCTTCTGGTCGGGGTGGTTCTGGTGGATCAGGCGCTACCACTCCCGTTCGAAAGATCTCGGCTCATGAATTCGAACGCGGTGGTTTGCTGAAACCGATCGTTAACACGATCGACGGGACCCCGACCTTCCTGAGCGTGTCACCCGGTGATTCCGGCCAACCGGGTGTTCAGCAGGTCGGTTCTGGAAATTCGAACAGACCTCAAAGACGATCCAGACACGAACTCAGGCATCTTGACGAAAAGGATCTCATCTTTGAATTg GTTAAAGACATCTGTAACGAACTAGACGTGAGGTCGTTGTGTCACAAGATCTTGCAGAATGTGAGCACCCTGTTGCACGCGGATCGTGGCTCGCTGTTTCTCGTACAGGGCGAAAGAGGTGGTGGTTGCATGCCTTCATCGCAAAATCATGATACCTCGTCGAATAATACGAGTGGCAACGCGAACCTAAATAAAACGGGGAACGGGAACTCGGGACAACGTGGTGGCACGGGATACTCGAGGAGCAGATGCCTGGTCTCGAAGTTGTTTGATGTGTGTTCAAGGTCGACGTTACTCGAGATGGAGAAGAAAGACGAGATCAAAATTCCCTGGGGCACGGGAATTGTCGGATACGTCGCTGAAAGTGGAGAACCTGTTAACATACCAGATGCTTACAAG GACTCGAGGTTCAATCGTGAAATCGATGCATTAACAGGGTATAGAACAAGAGCCCTATTATGTATGCCAATAAAGGACTGTAACGGAGATGTGATCGGTGTTGCCCAAGTGATTAACAAACTCGGTGGTGAAGGACAATTCACCTCGCAAGATGAGAAAGTTTTCGCTGGTTATTTGCAATTTTGTGGAATTGGATTGAGGAATGCACAATTGTACGAAAAGAGTCAATTGGAAGTGAAAAGAAATCAG GTACTTTTGGATTTGGCTAGAATGATTTTCGAAGAACAGAGCACAATAGAACACATGGTGTTGCGAATATTAACGCACACCCAATCATTGATACAGTGTCAACGGGTACAG GTTCTCCTCGTGCACAAAGCATCGAAGGGTAGTTTTTCAAGGGTATTCGATTTCGAGGCGAACGATCTTACTGGCGAGGATTCCGATTCTCGCACTAG AAACCTTACATGTATTCGGTTTTGTTCATGCAGTCCATTCGAGAGTAGATTCCCTATAAATGTTGGCATCACTGGTTACGTTGCTACAACTGGTGAG ACGGTAAACATACCGAATGCCTACGAGGATCCAAGGTTCGACCCTTCGGTTGACGATGGTACCGGTTTTAGGCATCGTACCATACTTTGTATGCCCATCAAGAACTCATCGGGTCAGATCATCGGCGTCATTCAACTGATCAACAAGTTCAACGACCTTGCCTTTACAAAAAATGACGAGAATTTCGTCGAAGCTTTCGCTATTTTTTGTGGCATGGGCATTCATAATACGCACAT GTACGAAAAAGCTGTGATAGCAATGGCCAAACAGAGCGTCACGTTAGAAGTATTGAGTTACCATGCTTCGGCATCGTTAGAAGATGCGCAAAGACTACGA ggCTTAAGAGTGCCTTCATCAGCGAATTTTCAATTGCACGATTTTAAGTTTGACGACATTTACATGGAAGACGACGAAACATTAACAGCCTGTCTTCGCATGTTTTTGGATCTCGACTTTGTCGAACGTTTTCATATCGATTACGACGTACTTTGTCGTTGGCTTCTAAGTGTAAAGAAGAATTACAGAAATGTTACCTATCACAATTGGCGTCACGCATTTAACGTCGCTCAAATGATGTTCGCTATTTTAACT GCCACACAATGGTGGAAAATTTTTGGGGAGATCGAATGCCTTGCGCTGATTATCGCTTGTTTGTGTCACGATCTAGATCATCGAGGCACAAATAACTCTTTCCAAATTAA AGCATCGTCACCGCTCGCGCAACTCTATTCGACATCGACGATGGAGCATCATCATTTTGATCAGTGTCTGATGATACTGAGTAGTCAAGGGAACCAAATCCTGTCGAATTTATCGCCTGAAGAATATTCTCGCGTGGTAAAAGTTCTCGAAGAGGCGATCCTCTCTACCGACCTAGCGGTATACTTCCGGAAAAGGGGTGCTTTCCTTAGTTTAGCCAGGGGTGGTGATTACAATTGGGCTTATAGCGATCATCGGGAACTTCTACGAGGAATGTTAATGACCGTCTGCGATCTGGCGGCTATAACGAAACCTTGGGATGTCGAGAAAAGGGTAGCAGAATTAGTCAGTAGCGAGTTCTTCGAACAAGGGGACATTGAAAGGCGGACCCTCAATATCACTCCCATT GACATTATGAATCGAGAAAAGGAAGATCAGCTACCAATTATGCAAGTTGGCTTCATCGATTCGATCTGCCTTCCTATTTACGAG GCATTTGCTTTATTATCGGATAAGTTGGAACCATTGGTCGAAGGTGTGCGTAAGAATAAACAACACTGGCTCGAGGTCGCTGAATCCAGATGTAAGATGGAAAACTGTACAAATCACGATAGGACGCCGCCGATGTCCGATGACGAAGTAGCCAGTGAGCAGGCGGACCAATAA
- the LOC114879898 gene encoding dual 3',5'-cyclic-AMP and -GMP phosphodiesterase 11-like isoform X7, translating into MTAETAAPCVQGMQGVQTVMSGQGTLQQVQDGKSTGGGYYCSTSAVYDPEYARMEAWLDEHPDFVSDYFLRKVTRQTVDMWLVSHATPTSSSSSCMELSSPTHTGGTSSSGRGGSGGSGATTPVRKISAHEFERGGLLKPIVNTIDGTPTFLSVSPGDSGQPGVQQVGSGNSNRPQRRSRHELRHLDEKDLIFELVKDICNELDVRSLCHKILQNVSTLLHADRGSLFLVQGERGGGCMPSSQNHDTSSNNTSGNANLNKTGNGNSGQRGGTGYSRSRCLVSKLFDVCSRSTLLEMEKKDEIKIPWGTGIVGYVAESGEPVNIPDAYKDSRFNREIDALTGYRTRALLCMPIKDCNGDVIGVAQVINKLGGEGQFTSQDEKVFAGYLQFCGIGLRNAQLYEKSQLEVKRNQVLLDLARMIFEEQSTIEHMVLRILTHTQSLIQCQRVQVLLVHKASKGSFSRVFDFEANDLTGEDSDSRTRNLTCIRFCSCSPFESRFPINVGITGYVATTGETVNIPNAYEDPRFDPSVDDGTGFRHRTILCMPIKNSSGQIIGVIQLINKFNDLAFTKNDENFVEAFAIFCGMGIHNTHMYEKAVIAMAKQSVTLEVLSYHASASLEDAQRLRGLRVPSSANFQLHDFKFDDIYMEDDETLTACLRMFLDLDFVERFHIDYDVLCRWLLSVKKNYRNVTYHNWRHAFNVAQMMFAILTATQWWKIFGEIECLALIIACLCHDLDHRGTNNSFQIKASSPLAQLYSTSTMEHHHFDQCLMILSSQGNQILSNLSPEEYSRVVKVLEEAILSTDLAVYFRKRGAFLSLARGGDYNWAYSDHRELLRGMLMTVCDLAAITKPWDVEKRVAELVSSEFFEQGDIERRTLNITPIDIMNREKEDQLPIMQVGFIDSICLPIYEAFALLSDKLEPLVEGVRKNKQHWLEVAESRCKMENCTNHDRTPPMSDDEVASEQADQ; encoded by the exons ATGACGGCGGAGACGGCAGCTCCTTGTGTGCAGGGGATGCAAGGGGTGCAGACCGTTATGTCAGGGCAGGGCACGTTGCAACAAGTGCAAGATGGAAAGTCCACCGGTGGTGGTTACTATTGTTCCACTTCTGCCGTTTACGACCCGGAATACGCCCGCATGGAAGCTTGGCTCGACGAACATCCTGATTTCGTCAGTGACTACTTTCTAag GAAAGTGACGAGACAGACAGTGGACATGTGGCTGGTATCACACGCGACTCCAACATCATCGTCGAGCAGCTGCATGGAACTGTCGAGTCCGACTCATACGGGTGGTACATCGTCTTCTGGTCGGGGTGGTTCTGGTGGATCAGGCGCTACCACTCCCGTTCGAAAGATCTCGGCTCATGAATTCGAACGCGGTGGTTTGCTGAAACCGATCGTTAACACGATCGACGGGACCCCGACCTTCCTGAGCGTGTCACCCGGTGATTCCGGCCAACCGGGTGTTCAGCAGGTCGGTTCTGGAAATTCGAACAGACCTCAAAGACGATCCAGACACGAACTCAGGCATCTTGACGAAAAGGATCTCATCTTTGAATTg GTTAAAGACATCTGTAACGAACTAGACGTGAGGTCGTTGTGTCACAAGATCTTGCAGAATGTGAGCACCCTGTTGCACGCGGATCGTGGCTCGCTGTTTCTCGTACAGGGCGAAAGAGGTGGTGGTTGCATGCCTTCATCGCAAAATCATGATACCTCGTCGAATAATACGAGTGGCAACGCGAACCTAAATAAAACGGGGAACGGGAACTCGGGACAACGTGGTGGCACGGGATACTCGAGGAGCAGATGCCTGGTCTCGAAGTTGTTTGATGTGTGTTCAAGGTCGACGTTACTCGAGATGGAGAAGAAAGACGAGATCAAAATTCCCTGGGGCACGGGAATTGTCGGATACGTCGCTGAAAGTGGAGAACCTGTTAACATACCAGATGCTTACAAG GACTCGAGGTTCAATCGTGAAATCGATGCATTAACAGGGTATAGAACAAGAGCCCTATTATGTATGCCAATAAAGGACTGTAACGGAGATGTGATCGGTGTTGCCCAAGTGATTAACAAACTCGGTGGTGAAGGACAATTCACCTCGCAAGATGAGAAAGTTTTCGCTGGTTATTTGCAATTTTGTGGAATTGGATTGAGGAATGCACAATTGTACGAAAAGAGTCAATTGGAAGTGAAAAGAAATCAG GTACTTTTGGATTTGGCTAGAATGATTTTCGAAGAACAGAGCACAATAGAACACATGGTGTTGCGAATATTAACGCACACCCAATCATTGATACAGTGTCAACGGGTACAG GTTCTCCTCGTGCACAAAGCATCGAAGGGTAGTTTTTCAAGGGTATTCGATTTCGAGGCGAACGATCTTACTGGCGAGGATTCCGATTCTCGCACTAG AAACCTTACATGTATTCGGTTTTGTTCATGCAGTCCATTCGAGAGTAGATTCCCTATAAATGTTGGCATCACTGGTTACGTTGCTACAACTGGTGAG ACGGTAAACATACCGAATGCCTACGAGGATCCAAGGTTCGACCCTTCGGTTGACGATGGTACCGGTTTTAGGCATCGTACCATACTTTGTATGCCCATCAAGAACTCATCGGGTCAGATCATCGGCGTCATTCAACTGATCAACAAGTTCAACGACCTTGCCTTTACAAAAAATGACGAGAATTTCGTCGAAGCTTTCGCTATTTTTTGTGGCATGGGCATTCATAATACGCACAT GTACGAAAAAGCTGTGATAGCAATGGCCAAACAGAGCGTCACGTTAGAAGTATTGAGTTACCATGCTTCGGCATCGTTAGAAGATGCGCAAAGACTACGA ggCTTAAGAGTGCCTTCATCAGCGAATTTTCAATTGCACGATTTTAAGTTTGACGACATTTACATGGAAGACGACGAAACATTAACAGCCTGTCTTCGCATGTTTTTGGATCTCGACTTTGTCGAACGTTTTCATATCGATTACGACGTACTTTGTCGTTGGCTTCTAAGTGTAAAGAAGAATTACAGAAATGTTACCTATCACAATTGGCGTCACGCATTTAACGTCGCTCAAATGATGTTCGCTATTTTAACT GCCACACAATGGTGGAAAATTTTTGGGGAGATCGAATGCCTTGCGCTGATTATCGCTTGTTTGTGTCACGATCTAGATCATCGAGGCACAAATAACTCTTTCCAAATTAA AGCATCGTCACCGCTCGCGCAACTCTATTCGACATCGACGATGGAGCATCATCATTTTGATCAGTGTCTGATGATACTGAGTAGTCAAGGGAACCAAATCCTGTCGAATTTATCGCCTGAAGAATATTCTCGCGTGGTAAAAGTTCTCGAAGAGGCGATCCTCTCTACCGACCTAGCGGTATACTTCCGGAAAAGGGGTGCTTTCCTTAGTTTAGCCAGGGGTGGTGATTACAATTGGGCTTATAGCGATCATCGGGAACTTCTACGAGGAATGTTAATGACCGTCTGCGATCTGGCGGCTATAACGAAACCTTGGGATGTCGAGAAAAGGGTAGCAGAATTAGTCAGTAGCGAGTTCTTCGAACAAGGGGACATTGAAAGGCGGACCCTCAATATCACTCCCATT GACATTATGAATCGAGAAAAGGAAGATCAGCTACCAATTATGCAAGTTGGCTTCATCGATTCGATCTGCCTTCCTATTTACGAG GCATTTGCTTTATTATCGGATAAGTTGGAACCATTGGTCGAAGGTGTGCGTAAGAATAAACAACACTGGCTCGAGGTCGCTGAATCCAGATGTAAGATGGAAAACTGTACAAATCACGATAGGACGCCGCCGATGTCCGATGACGAAGTAGCCAGTGAGCAGGCGGACCAATAA
- the LOC114879898 gene encoding dual 3',5'-cyclic-AMP and -GMP phosphodiesterase 11-like isoform X3 — MNVIKNEKGGNFEFFILGTRNAVKLAASAGNPSAAVAASAHPPVLWSSRRKPVGLHLRSIEEPRMTAETAAPCVQGMQGVQTVMSGQGTLQQVQDGKSTGGGYYCSTSAVYDPEYARMEAWLDEHPDFVSDYFLRKVTRQTVDMWLVSHATPTSSSSSCMELSSPTHTGGTSSSGRGGSGGSGATTPVRKISAHEFERGGLLKPIVNTIDGTPTFLSVSPGDSGQPGVQQVGSGNSNRPQRRSRHELRHLDEKDLIFELVKDICNELDVRSLCHKILQNVSTLLHADRGSLFLVQGERGGGCMPSSQNHDTSSNNTSGNANLNKTGNGNSGQRGGTGYSRSRCLVSKLFDVCSRSTLLEMEKKDEIKIPWGTGIVGYVAESGEPVNIPDAYKDSRFNREIDALTGYRTRALLCMPIKDCNGDVIGVAQVINKLGGEGQFTSQDEKVFAGYLQFCGIGLRNAQLYEKSQLEVKRNQVLLDLARMIFEEQSTIEHMVLRILTHTQSLIQCQRVQVLLVHKASKGSFSRVFDFEANDLTGEDSDSRTSPFESRFPINVGITGYVATTGETVNIPNAYEDPRFDPSVDDGTGFRHRTILCMPIKNSSGQIIGVIQLINKFNDLAFTKNDENFVEAFAIFCGMGIHNTHMYEKAVIAMAKQSVTLEVLSYHASASLEDAQRLRGLRVPSSANFQLHDFKFDDIYMEDDETLTACLRMFLDLDFVERFHIDYDVLCRWLLSVKKNYRNVTYHNWRHAFNVAQMMFAILTATQWWKIFGEIECLALIIACLCHDLDHRGTNNSFQIKASSPLAQLYSTSTMEHHHFDQCLMILSSQGNQILSNLSPEEYSRVVKVLEEAILSTDLAVYFRKRGAFLSLARGGDYNWAYSDHRELLRGMLMTVCDLAAITKPWDVEKRVAELVSSEFFEQGDIERRTLNITPIDIMNREKEDQLPIMQVGFIDSICLPIYEAFALLSDKLEPLVEGVRKNKQHWLEVAESRCKMENCTNHDRTPPMSDDEVASEQADQ; from the exons TAGGCCTGCACTTGCGGAGCATCGAAGAGCCGAGGATGACGGCGGAGACGGCAGCTCCTTGTGTGCAGGGGATGCAAGGGGTGCAGACCGTTATGTCAGGGCAGGGCACGTTGCAACAAGTGCAAGATGGAAAGTCCACCGGTGGTGGTTACTATTGTTCCACTTCTGCCGTTTACGACCCGGAATACGCCCGCATGGAAGCTTGGCTCGACGAACATCCTGATTTCGTCAGTGACTACTTTCTAag GAAAGTGACGAGACAGACAGTGGACATGTGGCTGGTATCACACGCGACTCCAACATCATCGTCGAGCAGCTGCATGGAACTGTCGAGTCCGACTCATACGGGTGGTACATCGTCTTCTGGTCGGGGTGGTTCTGGTGGATCAGGCGCTACCACTCCCGTTCGAAAGATCTCGGCTCATGAATTCGAACGCGGTGGTTTGCTGAAACCGATCGTTAACACGATCGACGGGACCCCGACCTTCCTGAGCGTGTCACCCGGTGATTCCGGCCAACCGGGTGTTCAGCAGGTCGGTTCTGGAAATTCGAACAGACCTCAAAGACGATCCAGACACGAACTCAGGCATCTTGACGAAAAGGATCTCATCTTTGAATTg GTTAAAGACATCTGTAACGAACTAGACGTGAGGTCGTTGTGTCACAAGATCTTGCAGAATGTGAGCACCCTGTTGCACGCGGATCGTGGCTCGCTGTTTCTCGTACAGGGCGAAAGAGGTGGTGGTTGCATGCCTTCATCGCAAAATCATGATACCTCGTCGAATAATACGAGTGGCAACGCGAACCTAAATAAAACGGGGAACGGGAACTCGGGACAACGTGGTGGCACGGGATACTCGAGGAGCAGATGCCTGGTCTCGAAGTTGTTTGATGTGTGTTCAAGGTCGACGTTACTCGAGATGGAGAAGAAAGACGAGATCAAAATTCCCTGGGGCACGGGAATTGTCGGATACGTCGCTGAAAGTGGAGAACCTGTTAACATACCAGATGCTTACAAG GACTCGAGGTTCAATCGTGAAATCGATGCATTAACAGGGTATAGAACAAGAGCCCTATTATGTATGCCAATAAAGGACTGTAACGGAGATGTGATCGGTGTTGCCCAAGTGATTAACAAACTCGGTGGTGAAGGACAATTCACCTCGCAAGATGAGAAAGTTTTCGCTGGTTATTTGCAATTTTGTGGAATTGGATTGAGGAATGCACAATTGTACGAAAAGAGTCAATTGGAAGTGAAAAGAAATCAG GTACTTTTGGATTTGGCTAGAATGATTTTCGAAGAACAGAGCACAATAGAACACATGGTGTTGCGAATATTAACGCACACCCAATCATTGATACAGTGTCAACGGGTACAG GTTCTCCTCGTGCACAAAGCATCGAAGGGTAGTTTTTCAAGGGTATTCGATTTCGAGGCGAACGATCTTACTGGCGAGGATTCCGATTCTCGCACTAG TCCATTCGAGAGTAGATTCCCTATAAATGTTGGCATCACTGGTTACGTTGCTACAACTGGTGAG ACGGTAAACATACCGAATGCCTACGAGGATCCAAGGTTCGACCCTTCGGTTGACGATGGTACCGGTTTTAGGCATCGTACCATACTTTGTATGCCCATCAAGAACTCATCGGGTCAGATCATCGGCGTCATTCAACTGATCAACAAGTTCAACGACCTTGCCTTTACAAAAAATGACGAGAATTTCGTCGAAGCTTTCGCTATTTTTTGTGGCATGGGCATTCATAATACGCACAT GTACGAAAAAGCTGTGATAGCAATGGCCAAACAGAGCGTCACGTTAGAAGTATTGAGTTACCATGCTTCGGCATCGTTAGAAGATGCGCAAAGACTACGA ggCTTAAGAGTGCCTTCATCAGCGAATTTTCAATTGCACGATTTTAAGTTTGACGACATTTACATGGAAGACGACGAAACATTAACAGCCTGTCTTCGCATGTTTTTGGATCTCGACTTTGTCGAACGTTTTCATATCGATTACGACGTACTTTGTCGTTGGCTTCTAAGTGTAAAGAAGAATTACAGAAATGTTACCTATCACAATTGGCGTCACGCATTTAACGTCGCTCAAATGATGTTCGCTATTTTAACT GCCACACAATGGTGGAAAATTTTTGGGGAGATCGAATGCCTTGCGCTGATTATCGCTTGTTTGTGTCACGATCTAGATCATCGAGGCACAAATAACTCTTTCCAAATTAA AGCATCGTCACCGCTCGCGCAACTCTATTCGACATCGACGATGGAGCATCATCATTTTGATCAGTGTCTGATGATACTGAGTAGTCAAGGGAACCAAATCCTGTCGAATTTATCGCCTGAAGAATATTCTCGCGTGGTAAAAGTTCTCGAAGAGGCGATCCTCTCTACCGACCTAGCGGTATACTTCCGGAAAAGGGGTGCTTTCCTTAGTTTAGCCAGGGGTGGTGATTACAATTGGGCTTATAGCGATCATCGGGAACTTCTACGAGGAATGTTAATGACCGTCTGCGATCTGGCGGCTATAACGAAACCTTGGGATGTCGAGAAAAGGGTAGCAGAATTAGTCAGTAGCGAGTTCTTCGAACAAGGGGACATTGAAAGGCGGACCCTCAATATCACTCCCATT GACATTATGAATCGAGAAAAGGAAGATCAGCTACCAATTATGCAAGTTGGCTTCATCGATTCGATCTGCCTTCCTATTTACGAG GCATTTGCTTTATTATCGGATAAGTTGGAACCATTGGTCGAAGGTGTGCGTAAGAATAAACAACACTGGCTCGAGGTCGCTGAATCCAGATGTAAGATGGAAAACTGTACAAATCACGATAGGACGCCGCCGATGTCCGATGACGAAGTAGCCAGTGAGCAGGCGGACCAATAA